TTCAACCAGAAAACCCATTATGATTTTCCAGGAAGCCACTGTATGCAAAATGAAAACCCTAAAGCTTGCCTAAGAAGACTGTATTTTGGCTTGAAACTTACAGGTTGCCTTTGGACGGAGATCATGATGTTAACTGCCCCCACATCAGAATTAAACAGCCTGGGGTCTCTACCTAACGATGCCCAGGAAACCACTATCCAGAACAAAacaggaaggaggaagaagagcATGCTGAAACAGTCATGGATGGAGATCACCATAGCCTTCATGAGGAGGACCAAGGTCCACGGGCTGAGGTTTGTCTTCTCCCCAGACAAGACCTTACCCCAGCGGGTCCTCTGGCTCCTGGCCTTCTTTGTGTGCATGGGTCTCCTGTTCACCTGGTCCTGGAACCGCATCCTCTACCTGATGTCCTACCCGGCCGTCACCAAGATCAAGATGGTGTGGGCTCACAACATGTCCTTCCCGGCTGTGACCTTCTGCAACCACAACCTGTTCCGGGTGTCCAGTCTGACCAAGACTGACCTATACCACAGCGGCTACTGGATGGACCTGATGCATCAGAACCACACGGTCATGGAGAGGAGCCTGGCTCTTCTGAGGGACAACCACAAGTACAGCCTCCTCAACCTGCTGGACTTCAATGGCTACACCCCGTCTCCACATTACCATGTCAACACAACTGAGATGATTGGCAGGCTGGGCCACCAACTGGAGGACATGTTGCTGGAATGCAGGTTCCGGGGGGGGAACTGCACCCATCAGAACTTcaccactgtatgtacagtaacgTAGTCTAGAGATATAGAGACCAATGTTTGAGAGGTGTTGTTGATGGCATTTTGTGTACATGGTAATGATAATTAATTCAAGGGTGTGTTTGAATGATATTCACTCTAGCAGGTCATCTCTAGGCAGGAGGATTGAAGGTAGCTGCTGGTATCAAGTCAGATGATTTGTCTGGTCCTTGGTAAACATGCCATGTCTTTTTGGTAACACTTATTTGAAGGGTCCGTTATAAAACATTTATAAGGCATTTATAAAGTGTGTGTTCACTATTTATTAAGCATTAGTAAAGTATTTTTGCAGCCCCTAGTCTAAAGTGAGCGCTATTTATGCTTTataaatactttataaatgtttGGAGTGTCCAGTGTTATTTCTCACAAGAAGATTGtcatgccattggtagacattccagCAGTACCTGGTAAAAGAATAGGCACACAATAGAGgatatttaaaataatatatatatatatatatatatatatatatatatatatatatatatatatatatatatatatatatatacatttgtgaATAATTAGCTTACTAAGATTTtcaaatgtgggagtaatgattaataaatggtgTGCAAACTGTTTGGAAATGTTTTAGAAATGCCTTATAAAACATTTATTATGGACCCTTCACATAAAGTATTGCAGTCTTTTCTTGAGCCTATTAAACATAATAGTTGTTCAGTGAATTGTAAGAAACCAAATAATCCAAATACAGTTTAGAGAAGGTTATTGATCCATTTCTTTACATATTGTTAACACGCTAGATGATTTTAGAGCCGCAGTGGTACGGTATAACAAAGTGAATCCTACCACATTCACATTGTCTCCATCTCCAAACATGATCCTTTTAGTAACTGCTATTCAAACCACAGTGGCAGCTTCAGGGAAGACTAATGAAGGCATCAATAATTCAACCATTATAAATGTACAAAATTAAAGTTTCTGCATCTCATATTAAATATCTGGAAGTTTATTGACTGTGTGCATCCATTTCATGGGCTTATTCCTCGGAGAGGTGGATTGCTTTAGGCTTATCAGTGAAAATAAGCCCCTGAATGCACCAGTCTATAATTATAACAGTCAGCTACTCTCAATCATTTCACCTCAAAGCTATTAGCACTCTTCAAACAGATTGCTGCTAAATTTGACATGAAAAGAAAATGGATGTCATTGTTAGTCACATTCAAGTGCTTAGTAGACATGACCAATTTATCAATAGCACAGGTTTAGAAAAAATATGAATAGACAATTTGGGATTTGCGTTTAAGTAGCTGACAGATCCAGAGATTTTTATCATCTGTCATTTCAAGTTTTATCGGATTAAATGAGATTCCATCTAAAGGAGGACTTTTCTCTTTAGGTTCCGTCTTTTGACAGCTTTGACAAAGAGATTTTCCACAAAGATTTGGTACTTCATTGTGAGGCATTGTAAAGCTTCATCCTAGGGATTATTTTATATTAAACCAGCACATTTTCAAAGgtcaaaccccccccaaaaaattgaatTCCCGCTGCCATTTTGTGCAGGGGCCAGTTGCTCCGAGGGCCTCATTatggacaggaggggagaggaaactGAAGCCTCGTCATGTCCGTCTGAGCCGATGTTGGTCTATCTAAGACGGGACATGGAAGCCTGACTGATATCTAGAGAGAGGCTTTGTTACGCTGTCAgagtcatctctctcttccccatcatcACTCTCCCTAAAACGTTCACCACAATGGATATTGAAAGGGAAATCTGTAGCCCATGGCTACAGAGTACTGGGCTACCTGTTTCTCTTCTGATGTATATCTGTGGGACCAGAGTATTAAGCCAGGTAGTGATTAATTCAGCAACAGGGCTTGTCTTGACCATGCTAGTGTCTGTTAGTGGCTATTAAATACTGACATATTATGCCCCAGCTCAAATCAAATGGTAGTTGGCATTGTGAAAGGATTAAATAGTGGGGATTTAAGGCCTTATTCGTTTTGTTTGATGAGACAAAATACTCCCAACAAACAGGTGTACCTTTTACCTGGTATTTGAGAGAGCAGGCAGTGGCAAGCGGGTCTCGTGCCATGATCTTGGATGTGTAATATACCCATGTGTATGAACACTGTAATGGATAATTGTGCCCATACAGTACCTTACTGATGTATCACCTGTCCTGTGGTtatgaatatacagtggggcaaaaaagtattttttttttgcaattgtgcaagttctcccacttaaaaagatgagataagcctgtaattttcatcataggtacacttcaagtatgacagacaaaatgagaaaaaaatccagaaaatcacattgtaggatttttaattaatttatttgcaatttatttgaatttatttgaaaataagtatttggtcacctacaaacaagcaagatttctggctctcacagacttcttctttaagaggctcctctgtcctccactcgttacctgtattaatggcacctgtttgaacttgttataagtataaaagacacctgtccacaacctcaaacagtcacactccaaactccactatggccaagaccaaagagctgtcaaaggacaccagaaacaaaattgtagacctgcaccaggttgggaagactgaatctgcaataggtaagcagcttggtttgaagaaatcaactgtgggagcaattattaggaaatggaagacatacaagaccactgataatctccctcgatctggggctccacgcaagatctcaccctgtggggtcaaaatgatcacaagaacggtgagcaaaaatcccagaaccacacggggggacctagtgaatgacctgcagagagctgggaccaaagtaacaaagcctaccatcagtaacacactacgccgccagggactcaaatcctgcagtgccagacatgtccccctgcttaagccagtacatgtccaggcccatctgaagtctgctagagagcatttggatgatccagaagaagattgggagaatgtcatatggtcagatgaaaccaaaatataactttttggtaaaaactcaacttgtcgtgtttggaggacaaagaatgctgagttgcatccaaacaacaccatacctactgtgaagcatgggggtggaaacatcatgctttggggctgtttttctgcaaaaggaccaggacgactgatccgtgtaaaggaaagaatgaatggggccatgtatcatgagattttgagtgaaaacctccttccatcagcaagggcattgaagatgaaacgtggctgggtctttcagcatgacaatgatcccaaacacaccgcccggacaacgaaggagtggcttcgtaagaagcatttcaaggtcctgggtGGGCTAgcaagtctccagatctcaaccccatagaaaatctttggagggagttgaaagtccgtgttgcccagcaacagcctcaaaacatcacacagatctgcatggaggaatgggccaaaataccagcaacagtgtgaaaaccttgtgaagacttacagaaaacgtttgacctctgtcattgcaaacaaagggtatataacaaagtattgagataaacttttgttattgacaaaatacttattctccaacataatttgcaaataaattcattaaaaatcctacaatgtgattttctggatttttttccctcattttgtctgtcatacttgaagtgtacctatgatgaaaattacaggcctctctcatctttttaaatgggagaacttgcacaattggtggctgactaaatactttttttgccccactgtacatgtcgGTGATAACTGTATGACAGTATAGATAAAACCCTTAGAGCACTGCATGACCAATCAATTCCACCTCGGTGAAATTAAATCACTTACACAGCAAAATGCATAGAGAATTTAAAGCCATTATCGCTTTTATCTATTTTAACTTTTAATTTTAAGTTATAGCTCACCAGCCACGTGTGTCAGTTATGCAAAATCAGATGCAGCATTCTAAGAGGCTCCTAATGATTATTTCTGCTCTGCTGGCACACATGAAAGCAAAGTCGCCCATCTGAGAGAatttgtaaaaaattaaaaattaaaattaaaatgaaaCGTCAATATGAAATGTGTGAGAGATGGTGCTAAAAGAACATGGTGGTGCTATACTGGAATATCAGCACTGTATATCTCTGAATCAGTTAAACCAGCTGGCTATTTGCTGCAGGCAAAATGTTTTCTGTACCAATACTTaatagtacagatgtaggatcttaatttgagacagtttgctacagcaatTTGAAGCAGTGGAATTTCTGCTGACTTCTGTGCTGCTCTTGGGAGCCAATTCTTAATACACCTAAATCATGGCTGGTAATTCACAaagcttaattatttattttgttctCTCTTACTCAGAGTCTGCTACCATTGCCTTTCTGTTACACCACAAAATATTATTTTCACACTCAAAGGAAATGGATTTACTTTTATACAAAAGGAATTTGACAACAGCTTGCCATTGTTCTTTGTATTTTATGAAAAGCCAACCAGTCAATGTTATTTTTCTCACTACATGTTATTATGCATTACTGAATCCAATTTatgtacagatgtagaatctttatttgagccagtttgtacagcaggaaaacaatcctgcagcaacaggaaatgtgaattattatgtggattataatattttgtaggggttgatacattttcttAAGGGAAagtcaagtctgaaatttcaaagtgaaaatgacatgcttcagaagccttttaaaacattAACTCTACTGCAAGTTGTACATTTCCTGGAAATGTTATCCTGCAAAAGGGTGATccaattaagattctacatctagAGATTACCATTGAGATGCATTGGTACAAGTTAATGCTTTCGAAGGGGTCTATAAGACACTTCCTAATATAAATTGTATTTGAACAATCTAATTTAGTGTTTTGTGGGATGGAAGAGGTTGGGTTTTGGCTATATTGCTTTGGATTAACTGGAACTTTCAGTTTTAATGGAAAATACATCCTAAAGAAGTATCTAAATTACTCAGgggaaattttaaaaaatggttcTGGGTAAAGATTGCCAGTTGCCACAGTAGAGGTGttaatttatttattcattcatcATTCTAGTATCTTGTTTGGTTCAGTGTTTTCTCAGATAATTACCTGCAAAGCTTTCCTGCCCAGCAACCCTATCCCCAACCGCAGTttaaattggtctacacagagaGAAACCATTGCTCAAAGTGACTGTGCTGTTTACTGTCTGTGTTGTCGCTATGTCAAAACAATGTTGTTGCATTGAGTTAATGTCATgtaccttcttcttcttcttgcagATTTACACGAGGTACGGTAAATGCTACACGTTCAACTCTGGTTTGGATGGCAACCCGATGTTGACAACGTTGAAAGGTGGGACAGGAAATGGTCTGGAGATCATGTTAGATATCCAACAAGATGAATACTTACCTGTTTGGGGAGAGACAGGTGAGTACCCAGTGGTATGACACCACTTAATTAGTACCACAATAACTGATCTGTCCATAAATACAATAATGACTTTGGATTTTGGGACATTGGTAGAATGAACTTTACACATCAACCAGCTGACTGACATGTATTCATTCAAGGTTCCTTCCTAGTGCTGAATTTGACCTGTACACTATTACAACAACATATAGTTTAACAACTTATCCAACACAACATTTATTGTCTCCGTCCTGGGAAAAATAGTTCATTCTTAGCACTGCATTTTCAACACGTGGCTTTATCACAACAGATGTCCAATATCCAGTAAAAACACATATCTCATTCCCAACACAACAAGCAATGTCTCTGACCAGGGAACACCGATCAGCAGAGGTTCCTGTTGTTACATTCTCTAGCCTGCTGTTGTATGTATCCACAGATGAGACCTCGTACGAAGCAGGCATCAAGGTTCAGATTCACAGCCAGGATGAACCTCCCTTCATTGACCAGCTGGGATTTGGTGTGGCCCCTGGTTTTCAAACTTTTGTGTCATGTCAGCAGCAACTGGTACATACTGCTTAGCCTTTTGCACAAACACctatcccttccttccttcctttttttCTACTTCAATCCTCCTCTCGCTCTGCTTTTGTCTGTGTTTTTATCCAAAGCCCCAACCCTTCTTCCTTCTCCTGTCATTGGCTATACATCTGTGTCTCAGAGCCTGGAGAAAAATATATTCTGTTTATCTTATTGTATAATGCACGTAATAGCATGCGACCAGCACAATCGCTAAATCTGAACAGAAACCGTCTAATGATTCTGAACTGAAGTAGTAACAATATAATATTTGCTACCTAGTATGTATCCAACAAGGaatacagaaggagagacagattgGATGTACAAAGCAGAAATTGCCTGTAAATGTATTTACACTGTTATTGGTGGCCAGAGCTACAGTACCCCAGGCAGTTCACACGCAATCTCTGACAGCTCAAAGGTATATTTTCCATATAATCTTGCTGTCGCTGATACCAGTTGGATAGAGAACAATAGCATAATATAtgctacagatgtaagatcttaatttgatcaccctgttgcatgaAGACATTCCTGCAATGCAGGCTTCTGAGGTTTGTCATttttgattttcccttatgaaaaacgtataaatgaattataatccacataataattcacatttcctgttgatgcaggattattttcctgctgta
This DNA window, taken from Oncorhynchus tshawytscha isolate Ot180627B linkage group LG10, Otsh_v2.0, whole genome shotgun sequence, encodes the following:
- the LOC112260629 gene encoding acid-sensing ion channel 1C isoform X2 gives rise to the protein MQNENPKACLRRLYFGLKLTGCLWTEIMMLTAPTSELNSLGSLPNDAQETTIQNKTGRRKKSMLKQSWMEITIAFMRRTKVHGLRFVFSPDKTLPQRVLWLLAFFVCMGLLFTWSWNRILYLMSYPAVTKIKMVWAHNMSFPAVTFCNHNLFRVSSLTKTDLYHSGYWMDLMHQNHTVMERSLALLRDNHKYSLLNLLDFNGYTPSPHYHVNTTEMIGRLGHQLEDMLLECRFRGGNCTHQNFTTIYTRYGKCYTFNSGLDGNPMLTTLKGGTGNGLEIMLDIQQDEYLPVWGETDETSYEAGIKVQIHSQDEPPFIDQLGFGVAPGFQTFVSCQQQLLQYLPPPWGDCKSTPIDSEFFSTYSITACRIDCETRYLVENCNCRMVHMPGTSTVCTPEQYKDCADPALDFLVEKDNDYCVCETPCSMTRYGKELSMVKIPSKASAKYLAKKFNKTEQYIGENLLVLDIFFEALNYEKIEQKKAYEIAGLLGDIGGQMGLFIGASVLTILEIFDYLYEVFKDKVLGYFMRKKRPQRCPSDNLSTCDTLRSHSDSLGFTPNMLPRHPTLGNFEEFAC
- the LOC112260629 gene encoding acid-sensing ion channel 1C isoform X1, which codes for MQNENPKACLRRLYFGLKLTGCLWTEIMMLTAPTSELNSLGSLPNDAQETTIQNKTGRRKKSMLKQSWMEITIAFMRRTKVHGLRFVFSPDKTLPQRVLWLLAFFVCMGLLFTWSWNRILYLMSYPAVTKIKMVWAHNMSFPAVTFCNHNLFRVSSLTKTDLYHSGYWMDLMHQNHTVMERSLALLRDNHKYSLLNLLDFNGYTPSPHYHVNTTEMIGRLGHQLEDMLLECRFRGGNCTHQNFTTIYTRYGKCYTFNSGLDGNPMLTTLKGGTGNGLEIMLDIQQDEYLPVWGETDETSYEAGIKVQIHSQDEPPFIDQLGFGVAPGFQTFVSCQQQLLQYLPPPWGDCKSTPIDSEFFSTYSITACRIDCETRYLVENCNCRMVHMPGTSTVCTPEQYKDCADPALDFLVEKDNDYCVCETPCSMTRYGKELSMVKIPSKASAKYLAKKFNKTEQYIGENLLVLDIFFEALNYEKIEQKKAYEIAGLLGDIGGQMGLFIGASVLTILEIFDYLYEVFKDKVLGYFMRKKRPQRCPSDNLEFPENPTSPGVTPNHAPRAPVTPSGVTRTVSDSRRTCYLVTRL
- the LOC112260629 gene encoding acid-sensing ion channel 1C isoform X3; amino-acid sequence: MQNENPKACLRRLYFGLKLTGCLWTEIMMLTAPTSELNSLGSLPNDAQETTIQNKTGRRKKSMLKQSWMEITIAFMRRTKVHGLRFVFSPDKTLPQRVLWLLAFFVCMGLLFTWSWNRILYLMSYPAVTKIKMVWAHNMSFPAVTFCNHNLFRVSSLTKTDLYHSGYWMDLMHQNHTVMERSLALLRDNHKYSLLNLLDFNGYTPSPHYHVNTTEMIGRLGHQLEDMLLECRFRGGNCTHQNFTTIYTRYGKCYTFNSGLDGNPMLTTLKGGTGNGLEIMLDIQQDEYLPVWGETDETSYEAGIKVQIHSQDEPPFIDQLGFGVAPGFQTFVSCQQQLLQYLPPPWGDCKSTPIDSEFFSTYSITACRIDCETRYLVENCNCRMVHMPGTSTVCTPEQYKDCADPALDFLVEKDNDYCVCETPCSMTRYGKELSMVKIPSKASAKYLAKKFNKTEQYIGENLLVLDIFFEALNYEKIEQKKAYEIAGLLGDIGGQMGLFIGASVLTILEIFDYLYEVFKDKVLGYFMRKKRPQRCPSDNLMTVDEKHKDLEISLGS